A genomic window from Clostridium aceticum includes:
- a CDS encoding HAL/PAL/TAL family ammonia-lyase — MTKHIPAKRIDKVILGGRITIEEFVAVARYGAVVEFSDSYIEGVKKSRSLVEKWIDEGRVMYGVTTGFGALCTQVISKEDTAKLQRNIILSHATSVGEPLSIEEVRGTMLMILQNVGQGYTGARIETVELYRQFLNRGITPFAPKEGSVGYLSPEAHMAMVLMGEGKAYLQGELLSGEEALKRGGVEPTVLSAKEGLTLVSGTTSVTAIGALALHDMLKASKAADIIGAMTLEVLKGTIRAFDERLMGVRPHEDQSNTAENVRKILGDSKIAKHFQDYRLQDALSLRCIPQLHGAAKKTLKDALKTIEIEMNACCDNPIIWHQEEDGEAISGCNADSSYIGIEMDSACIAGTMIAKMSERRNNRLVDGNYSEYPSFLVKNPGLNSGLMVPQYTQAGLINDMKILSHPATVDGIPTCGNQEDYVAMGYNASKKARQIVEKLEYVLAIELLSVWQAHQFMEEGLLPSSASNAVLDEIACTVPKMEEDHYLYPHINTLRDLIHSGKIIELVEEKIGKLV; from the coding sequence TTGACAAAGCATATACCGGCTAAAAGGATTGATAAGGTTATTCTTGGTGGTCGAATTACTATAGAGGAGTTTGTGGCAGTAGCAAGATATGGTGCTGTTGTGGAATTTTCTGATTCTTACATTGAAGGTGTCAAGAAGTCAAGAAGTCTTGTTGAAAAATGGATTGATGAAGGGCGTGTTATGTATGGTGTGACAACCGGTTTTGGCGCTCTATGTACCCAGGTAATCTCTAAGGAAGACACAGCTAAACTGCAAAGAAATATTATTCTGTCCCATGCTACTTCCGTAGGAGAACCCCTTTCTATTGAGGAGGTGCGAGGAACCATGCTGATGATCTTACAGAATGTAGGGCAGGGTTATACAGGAGCTCGAATCGAGACGGTGGAATTATACAGACAATTTCTGAACCGAGGTATTACACCTTTTGCCCCTAAGGAGGGCTCTGTAGGATATCTCAGTCCTGAAGCCCATATGGCAATGGTCTTGATGGGAGAAGGCAAAGCTTATCTACAGGGAGAACTTCTTTCTGGGGAAGAGGCGTTGAAAAGAGGGGGTGTGGAACCCACCGTACTATCTGCCAAGGAGGGTTTGACACTGGTATCTGGAACCACCAGTGTTACGGCTATAGGGGCACTAGCCCTCCATGATATGTTAAAGGCATCGAAAGCAGCGGATATAATCGGGGCTATGACTTTGGAAGTCCTCAAAGGGACCATCAGAGCCTTTGATGAACGATTGATGGGGGTGCGTCCCCATGAAGACCAATCCAATACCGCTGAAAACGTAAGAAAGATTCTTGGTGATTCTAAGATTGCTAAACATTTCCAGGATTATCGTCTACAGGATGCATTATCCCTTCGATGTATTCCTCAGCTTCACGGTGCAGCGAAAAAAACACTAAAGGATGCGTTAAAAACCATTGAAATAGAGATGAATGCCTGCTGTGACAATCCCATTATCTGGCATCAGGAAGAGGATGGGGAAGCAATCTCAGGATGTAATGCAGATTCTTCTTATATAGGAATAGAAATGGACTCAGCCTGTATAGCCGGCACCATGATTGCAAAGATGTCAGAACGGAGAAACAACCGATTGGTGGATGGCAACTACTCTGAATATCCTTCCTTTCTTGTTAAGAATCCAGGGTTGAATTCAGGGCTGATGGTCCCACAATATACTCAGGCAGGCTTAATAAATGATATGAAGATTCTTTCTCATCCCGCTACAGTGGATGGTATACCAACCTGTGGCAATCAAGAGGATTATGTGGCGATGGGCTATAATGCTTCTAAAAAAGCAAGACAGATTGTAGAAAAGCTGGAATATGTTTTAGCTATTGAGCTATTGTCTGTATGGCAAGCCCATCAATTTATGGAGGAAGGGTTATTGCCCAGCAGTGCTTCCAATGCAGTACTAGATGAAATTGCTTGTACGGTACCCAAGATGGAGGAAGATCATTATCTTTATCCCCATATCAATACTTTAAGAGACTTAATTCACTCAGGTAAAATTATAGAGTTGGTGGAAGAAAAAATCGGAAAGTTGGTGTAA
- a CDS encoding (2Fe-2S)-binding protein: protein MYLECTVNGEGHRLEVDARARLLDVLRDKLGLTGTKEGCGEGECGACTIIMNGLAINACLVLAAQANRKEILTVEILEQDGELDGLQKAFIENGAVQCGYCTPGMLMSCKALLMQNPNPNEKEIRRAIEGNLCRCTGYTKIVKAVKEVAEKK from the coding sequence ATGTATTTAGAGTGTACCGTTAATGGAGAAGGACATAGGCTAGAGGTAGATGCACGAGCTAGATTATTGGATGTACTAAGAGATAAGCTGGGTTTAACAGGAACAAAAGAGGGCTGTGGTGAAGGAGAATGCGGGGCTTGTACGATAATCATGAATGGACTAGCCATTAATGCCTGCCTTGTATTGGCAGCTCAAGCCAATAGGAAAGAGATACTAACGGTAGAAATTTTAGAACAAGACGGAGAATTAGATGGTTTGCAAAAGGCATTCATAGAGAATGGTGCTGTACAATGTGGATACTGCACCCCTGGAATGTTGATGTCCTGCAAGGCGTTACTGATGCAGAACCCTAATCCTAATGAAAAAGAAATACGTAGGGCAATAGAGGGGAATTTATGTCGTTGTACAGGCTATACAAAAATTGTTAAGGCAGTAAAGGAAGTTGCAGAAAAGAAATAA
- a CDS encoding xanthine dehydrogenase family protein molybdopterin-binding subunit → MQQKLKYVGENVPIHDVKEKVTGKIKYVGDMLLPDMLYAKLVLSTIPHGNIVKIHTSKAEAVPGVVKIYTHHNTPSTLYNSHKWIAGLEVVKDERLFAEKVRHVGDRVAAVVAKDKETAEYAASLIEVEYEVLPSIIDPLEALKEDSVKIHAEGNKIVNKEIKCGAPEETFDETEIMVESQLTTQKIHHAAMETHVCLAAVEANGHLTVWAPCQVVYQVRLIISEVLGLSVNKIRVIKPPMGGSFGGKGIPTLEPVCAFICYDLGKPVKLQMDRRESIIATKTRNATIGKVKTAIDREGNILARDIEMLVDGGAYFTNAEAVTMAMGKKAFRLYKIDNQRYRGEAVYTNTPVGGACRGYGSPQIHALTEINIDAAAKKIGMDPVEFRLKNLVKPFDKDLIGGPDLGNARVIDCVKKGMEVFEWKKKYNRTKDTGRFVRGVGMACATHGNGYYGAYQDFITMDLRLTEDGEAILKSGIHDLGCGTVTTMKQIVAEVLDIEPNEVLATEGDTLLSPFDSAGTQASRVTFVCGGAAMKTAELLKEKLLISSAKVLNCSPAEIIIESGEIWNRNHCEEKISYGEMVIKLQRAFKEDMHINYTYQSKGNPAVYAANFAEVEIDTFTGLVKVLDVVAVHDIGKAINPGFVEGQVQGAIQMGIGFALTEEITVNEDGKIGADNFSKYHVVNAPDMPDVRVLLVEEGEEHGPFGAKSVGEVCTVPITPAILNAINHALEINIHSLPATPEKVLQALRDKNIG, encoded by the coding sequence ATGCAGCAGAAACTAAAATATGTCGGCGAAAATGTTCCTATACATGATGTAAAGGAAAAGGTAACAGGAAAAATTAAATATGTTGGGGATATGCTGCTGCCTGACATGCTATATGCAAAGCTTGTATTAAGTACCATCCCTCATGGAAACATAGTAAAAATTCACACCTCAAAGGCAGAGGCTGTACCAGGAGTAGTAAAGATATATACCCATCATAATACCCCCTCCACCCTTTATAATAGCCATAAGTGGATTGCAGGTCTAGAGGTAGTAAAGGATGAGCGGCTGTTCGCGGAGAAGGTGAGACATGTTGGAGATAGGGTAGCTGCGGTGGTTGCCAAGGACAAAGAAACAGCAGAATATGCAGCTTCCTTAATTGAAGTAGAATACGAGGTGCTGCCATCTATTATAGATCCCTTAGAGGCATTGAAGGAAGACTCGGTTAAGATACATGCAGAGGGTAATAAAATTGTAAACAAAGAGATAAAATGCGGTGCACCAGAAGAAACTTTTGATGAGACAGAGATTATGGTAGAGAGTCAATTAACCACTCAGAAAATACATCATGCTGCCATGGAGACCCATGTGTGCCTTGCGGCAGTAGAAGCCAACGGACATTTGACGGTATGGGCTCCCTGCCAAGTGGTGTATCAAGTGCGTCTCATTATTTCAGAGGTGCTGGGATTGTCGGTAAATAAAATAAGAGTGATTAAACCCCCAATGGGAGGCTCCTTTGGAGGAAAAGGCATACCTACGTTGGAACCTGTATGTGCTTTTATATGCTATGATTTAGGCAAGCCTGTAAAACTACAAATGGATAGAAGAGAGAGTATTATAGCTACTAAAACAAGAAACGCTACAATAGGTAAAGTGAAAACTGCTATTGATAGAGAGGGCAATATATTAGCAAGGGATATAGAGATGTTGGTAGATGGTGGAGCATATTTCACCAATGCTGAAGCTGTAACCATGGCCATGGGGAAAAAAGCCTTTAGATTATATAAAATAGATAACCAGCGATATAGAGGGGAAGCGGTGTATACCAATACCCCTGTAGGAGGCGCCTGTAGAGGCTACGGTTCTCCACAAATTCATGCTCTTACAGAAATCAATATAGACGCTGCAGCAAAAAAAATCGGAATGGATCCTGTAGAATTCAGATTAAAAAACCTAGTTAAGCCCTTTGACAAGGATCTCATAGGAGGTCCGGATTTAGGCAATGCACGAGTCATTGACTGCGTTAAAAAAGGTATGGAGGTCTTTGAATGGAAGAAAAAATATAATCGTACAAAGGATACCGGAAGATTTGTAAGGGGAGTAGGCATGGCCTGTGCAACCCATGGCAATGGCTACTATGGTGCTTATCAAGATTTTATAACCATGGATTTACGGCTTACAGAGGATGGAGAAGCCATATTAAAATCCGGCATTCATGACTTGGGGTGCGGCACTGTTACCACCATGAAGCAAATCGTTGCAGAGGTCTTGGATATTGAGCCTAATGAGGTGCTGGCAACGGAAGGGGATACCCTGTTGAGTCCCTTTGATTCGGCTGGCACACAGGCCAGTAGGGTAACCTTTGTATGCGGTGGTGCAGCTATGAAAACCGCGGAGCTATTAAAAGAAAAACTTCTTATAAGTTCAGCCAAAGTATTAAATTGTTCTCCGGCAGAAATCATCATTGAGTCAGGAGAAATATGGAATAGAAATCATTGTGAAGAAAAAATCAGCTATGGTGAGATGGTAATTAAACTACAACGAGCCTTTAAGGAGGATATGCATATCAATTATACCTATCAATCCAAGGGAAATCCGGCTGTATATGCTGCCAATTTCGCTGAGGTAGAAATAGACACCTTTACAGGATTAGTGAAAGTCTTAGATGTAGTAGCCGTTCATGATATAGGCAAAGCCATCAATCCGGGCTTTGTCGAAGGTCAGGTACAGGGGGCTATTCAGATGGGCATTGGATTTGCACTGACGGAGGAAATTACAGTGAATGAGGATGGCAAGATTGGGGCTGATAATTTCAGCAAATACCATGTTGTAAATGCTCCTGATATGCCGGATGTAAGGGTACTGTTGGTTGAAGAAGGAGAAGAACATGGGCCCTTTGGAGCAAAAAGCGTAGGCGAAGTCTGTACAGTACCAATAACACCGGCTATTCTCAATGCCATCAATCATGCCTTGGAAATCAACATTCATTCCTTACCGGCGACTCCGGAAAAAGTTTTACAAGCTTTAAGAGATAAAAATATAGGTTAG
- a CDS encoding HAL/PAL/TAL family ammonia-lyase yields MENKSIVLDGKHLTIDEVVEIAREGVTVKIEESTMRIVEASRTLVYELANSDVPVYGFNRGVGLNKDREVVAKYYSEYNRNLILAHCVAVDPEASQEDVRAILLARLNTLLLGCTGIQPAIVTMYKDFLNHRIHPIIPERGSIGEGDITCLSHIGLAMIGEGEVYYQGVRMMAAEALEKAGLKPIVLGPKDGLAIVSSNALAAGPGAMVLKDAEDLVEMADIVYALTLEGFRGNVTPLDPKTYEVRPFPGQACSAEKVRKYLEGSYLWLPGVTESLQDPLSLRGSCQVHGSVRDALEYVKKYMDIQLNSSDDNPCVLLDEKRMISCSNYEVTTWVLGFEMLGIALSHLSRNACYRTIKLGTPKFTGLSRFLTPADTSVIAYGTIQKSFTSLDTEIRHLSNPATVDYYSLAGDIEDHANNSPFVVRKTAKILDNLYYILGMEAMHAVQAIDLRKATRLGKGTRTAYEVMRTEIPFLERDRNLSIDIKKAYNIVKSKAILKAVKEAVEDR; encoded by the coding sequence ATGGAAAACAAATCAATTGTTCTTGATGGGAAACATTTAACCATTGATGAAGTTGTGGAGATAGCACGGGAAGGGGTAACAGTAAAAATAGAGGAAAGCACCATGAGGATCGTAGAAGCCTCAAGGACATTGGTCTATGAATTGGCCAATAGTGATGTGCCGGTTTATGGGTTTAATAGGGGTGTAGGGTTAAACAAAGACAGAGAAGTGGTTGCAAAGTACTATTCAGAATACAATCGCAATCTTATCCTAGCACATTGTGTGGCGGTAGACCCGGAGGCAAGCCAAGAAGATGTAAGGGCTATCCTGTTAGCTCGTTTGAATACGCTGTTGCTTGGTTGTACAGGGATACAACCAGCAATTGTAACAATGTACAAAGATTTTCTAAACCATAGGATTCATCCCATTATTCCGGAAAGAGGCTCTATCGGGGAAGGAGATATCACTTGCCTGTCCCATATTGGCTTGGCTATGATTGGAGAAGGAGAGGTTTATTATCAAGGTGTCAGAATGATGGCAGCAGAGGCATTGGAGAAAGCAGGGCTAAAACCCATTGTTTTAGGTCCAAAGGATGGCTTGGCAATTGTATCCTCCAATGCTTTAGCAGCAGGACCAGGTGCAATGGTACTAAAGGATGCGGAGGACTTGGTGGAGATGGCAGATATCGTATATGCTTTAACCCTGGAAGGCTTTCGGGGGAATGTAACCCCCTTAGATCCGAAAACCTATGAAGTAAGACCTTTTCCTGGGCAAGCCTGCAGTGCTGAAAAGGTAAGAAAATACCTAGAGGGAAGCTATCTATGGTTGCCAGGAGTGACGGAATCATTACAGGACCCATTAAGCTTAAGGGGTTCTTGTCAGGTTCACGGCTCTGTCAGGGATGCCTTGGAGTATGTAAAAAAATATATGGATATACAGCTTAATTCTTCTGATGATAATCCCTGTGTTCTGCTAGATGAAAAAAGAATGATATCCTGTTCCAATTATGAGGTGACAACTTGGGTTTTGGGCTTTGAAATGTTAGGGATTGCCTTAAGTCATCTATCCAGAAATGCCTGCTACAGAACCATCAAATTAGGGACCCCTAAGTTCACCGGACTATCGAGGTTTCTAACACCAGCTGATACCAGTGTAATCGCTTATGGAACTATTCAAAAATCCTTTACATCCTTGGATACAGAAATAAGGCACCTATCAAATCCAGCAACAGTAGATTACTATTCTTTAGCTGGAGATATAGAGGATCATGCCAATAATTCACCCTTTGTGGTGAGGAAAACAGCAAAAATCTTAGACAATCTATACTATATATTAGGGATGGAAGCGATGCATGCAGTGCAAGCAATAGATTTAAGAAAAGCAACCCGATTAGGAAAGGGTACAAGGACCGCCTATGAAGTCATGCGTACAGAAATACCTTTTTTAGAAAGGGATAGGAATCTTTCAATTGATATCAAAAAAGCTTATAATATAGTAAAGTCCAAAGCAATTTTGAAGGCGGTTAAAGAAGCTGTAGAGGATAGATAA
- a CDS encoding FAD binding domain-containing protein → MSDIVIKRPKDMETLVKELSNANDQTYLLGGGTDLMIKLQKHRIYSGTIIDLTGIEELNYIQREKGMMKIGAVATFTEISNYPMIKRYANCLAEAARKVGSTQIRNIATIGGNIGNAAPCADTVTALMALDAKIKVINGMGEIMIKPIDEVVIGSEQNALKKDEAIIEILFPIVDKNWKSAFAKLGSRSAVTISKLNMAIVLEVNESNIIQEVKAAIGALGPKAFRSKVVEEALLGKKVSQALLIALQEALIKQVDLSISGRGSHPYKKDAVGGIADEIFHSLLSHDDAGGEEACSRN, encoded by the coding sequence ATGAGTGATATCGTAATAAAAAGGCCAAAGGATATGGAGACTTTAGTCAAAGAACTATCCAATGCAAATGATCAGACCTACCTGTTGGGGGGAGGAACAGATCTTATGATTAAACTGCAAAAACATAGGATATATTCTGGAACAATTATAGACTTAACGGGTATTGAAGAGCTCAATTATATTCAAAGAGAAAAAGGTATGATGAAAATAGGAGCTGTTGCTACCTTTACAGAGATTAGCAACTATCCCATGATCAAAAGGTATGCCAATTGTTTAGCGGAGGCTGCCAGAAAGGTTGGTTCAACACAAATAAGAAATATTGCCACTATAGGAGGAAATATAGGAAATGCAGCACCCTGTGCTGACACAGTTACTGCATTAATGGCTTTAGATGCAAAAATAAAGGTTATTAATGGCATGGGAGAGATCATGATAAAGCCTATAGATGAAGTTGTTATAGGATCAGAGCAAAATGCATTGAAGAAAGACGAAGCAATAATTGAAATTCTTTTTCCAATAGTAGATAAAAACTGGAAAAGTGCCTTTGCTAAATTGGGTAGCAGATCAGCAGTAACAATATCTAAGTTAAATATGGCTATTGTATTGGAGGTTAATGAGAGTAATATTATCCAGGAAGTAAAGGCAGCTATTGGCGCTCTTGGTCCAAAGGCCTTTAGATCGAAGGTTGTTGAAGAGGCTTTATTAGGAAAAAAAGTCTCTCAAGCCTTATTGATAGCATTACAGGAGGCGTTAATCAAACAGGTGGATCTCTCTATATCAGGAAGAGGTTCCCATCCCTATAAAAAAGATGCTGTTGGAGGGATTGCAGATGAAATATTTCATAGTCTACTTTCCCATGATGATGCAGGAGGTGAGGAAGCATGCAGCAGAAACTAA
- a CDS encoding BCCT family transporter — MQTKVKPVSRPIRKGVFWPSILVIGGSALLGLFNNEMLTTVATNIFLWSLRTFGWLYQIISVVAIILVAIITFSKLGKIRFGGEGAQPKYSFGAWFAMALTGGIATGVITWGVNEPIIYFGNVWGELSQTGITAGSATAAVFALGRAFYNWTFVPYAMYSLCGLVVAYMYFNRKKPLSVTASLIPLFGDKVTKGVWADIIDTLAVLGIALGLSASLGAGLTLVSSGLEMTYGIPQNAMVWLVLSVVITVTFTISSLLGIDKGIKWCSSANSKIFYVLLIFLFIVGPTLYILRLTTAGMAYWLQNFWIWGLDPIDIGGEALVMWWTLYDWAIWIAYAPLMGIFLAIISYGRTIRQFMIINWIMPSLFSVAWFGIWGGTAIYWQTNGTLDLVATINDHGAVAALWAFLGNIPFGAAIIPVVMITLILSFSTAADSINRTVASLCTKDIDHDEEPATWQKLLWGISVGTIAYLMVAFAGGSQGVDGVKFLSAAGGFVVLFVFVLQVASCFKMFFIDKVEK, encoded by the coding sequence ATGCAAACAAAAGTAAAACCTGTATCAAGACCAATACGTAAAGGCGTATTCTGGCCATCTATTCTTGTAATCGGCGGGTCCGCTTTATTAGGATTATTTAATAATGAAATGTTGACTACAGTTGCTACAAATATTTTTCTATGGTCCCTTAGAACCTTCGGGTGGCTTTATCAGATTATTTCTGTTGTTGCAATAATCCTTGTGGCTATTATCACCTTCTCGAAACTCGGTAAAATTCGTTTTGGAGGAGAAGGTGCTCAACCAAAGTATTCCTTTGGAGCTTGGTTTGCCATGGCCCTTACCGGTGGAATTGCAACCGGTGTAATCACATGGGGTGTTAATGAACCAATTATTTATTTTGGAAACGTATGGGGTGAATTGTCTCAAACTGGAATCACTGCTGGCTCAGCAACTGCAGCAGTATTTGCTCTTGGCAGAGCATTCTATAACTGGACTTTTGTGCCTTATGCAATGTATTCATTATGTGGGCTTGTAGTAGCTTATATGTATTTTAATCGAAAAAAACCACTATCTGTTACAGCCTCCCTTATTCCTTTATTTGGGGACAAAGTTACAAAGGGTGTCTGGGCAGATATTATTGATACACTAGCTGTTTTAGGGATTGCGTTAGGATTGTCTGCTTCCCTTGGTGCAGGACTAACATTAGTAAGTAGTGGGTTAGAGATGACTTATGGTATTCCACAGAATGCTATGGTTTGGTTAGTTTTATCAGTGGTAATCACAGTTACCTTCACTATTTCATCTTTATTAGGAATCGATAAAGGAATCAAATGGTGCTCCAGTGCAAATTCAAAAATATTCTATGTTTTATTGATTTTCTTATTTATCGTTGGACCTACATTATATATTTTAAGACTGACTACAGCGGGTATGGCTTATTGGCTGCAGAATTTCTGGATATGGGGGCTAGATCCTATTGATATAGGCGGAGAAGCATTAGTCATGTGGTGGACACTATATGACTGGGCTATCTGGATTGCTTATGCACCGTTGATGGGTATATTCCTTGCCATTATTTCTTACGGAAGAACAATTCGTCAGTTTATGATCATTAACTGGATTATGCCATCACTGTTTAGTGTTGCTTGGTTTGGTATCTGGGGAGGAACTGCAATTTACTGGCAGACAAATGGCACTCTGGATTTAGTAGCTACAATTAATGATCATGGTGCAGTTGCTGCCCTGTGGGCATTCCTCGGAAACATACCATTTGGCGCTGCTATTATACCAGTAGTAATGATTACACTAATTCTATCCTTCTCAACAGCTGCCGACTCTATCAATAGAACTGTTGCTTCCTTGTGTACGAAAGATATTGATCACGATGAAGAACCTGCTACTTGGCAGAAATTGCTTTGGGGGATTTCCGTTGGTACAATTGCCTACCTAATGGTAGCATTTGCAGGTGGTTCTCAAGGTGTTGACGGTGTTAAGTTTCTCTCAGCAGCAGGAGGTTTTGTGGTACTATTTGTATTTGTTCTTCAAGTGGCTTCCTGTTTCAAAATGTTCTTTATTGATAAGGTTGAGAAATAA
- a CDS encoding ATP-binding protein has protein sequence MDNRGYLDVVKYYEVPELFYHLVKVMLTEDEIRLISLMKKNQFTYSGLIEFIHENFDRDSSLFLKNCYKRAVIKKIEKHKKTYYTTDTFYTRLSYFAQYELDKWQGVAEDDRKKLDVWCFGTYVDKIRGTIEKKIRGKNIPLHNSDIITLKKAQEMIDSMEKEIYLQPCNCRSIAQACDKPKNVCIQFGCENNTPADRGWGEQLTKEQAKQILKEANKQGLIHSGEEEALCNCDRCCCYPFRAAEILGSKKIWPKTEYVIQWDEASCIHCKKCIKICNFGAFYSLKENEVKFDREKCWACTICAENCPKHAIAYYKATDVIL, from the coding sequence ATGGATAATAGAGGCTACTTAGATGTAGTAAAATATTATGAAGTACCTGAGTTGTTTTATCACTTAGTTAAGGTAATGTTAACAGAAGATGAAATAAGACTGATAAGCCTCATGAAGAAAAACCAGTTTACTTACAGTGGATTGATAGAATTCATTCATGAAAATTTTGATAGGGACAGTAGTTTATTTTTAAAGAATTGTTATAAAAGGGCAGTAATTAAAAAAATTGAAAAGCATAAAAAGACGTATTATACAACGGATACTTTCTACACAAGGTTATCTTATTTTGCCCAATATGAATTAGACAAATGGCAAGGAGTTGCTGAGGATGACAGAAAGAAGCTGGATGTGTGGTGTTTTGGCACTTATGTAGATAAAATACGAGGGACGATTGAGAAGAAAATTAGGGGAAAAAATATACCCCTTCACAATAGTGATATAATAACTTTAAAAAAAGCACAAGAAATGATTGATTCTATGGAAAAAGAAATTTATTTGCAACCTTGCAACTGTAGATCTATAGCACAGGCCTGTGATAAGCCTAAAAATGTATGTATTCAGTTTGGATGTGAAAACAATACGCCTGCTGATAGAGGATGGGGAGAACAACTGACAAAGGAGCAGGCAAAACAGATTTTGAAGGAAGCAAATAAACAGGGGCTTATCCATTCTGGAGAAGAGGAAGCCTTGTGTAACTGCGACAGATGTTGTTGCTATCCCTTTCGAGCAGCAGAAATATTGGGTTCCAAAAAAATATGGCCCAAAACAGAGTATGTCATCCAGTGGGATGAAGCGTCCTGCATTCATTGTAAAAAGTGCATCAAAATCTGTAATTTCGGTGCTTTCTACAGCTTGAAAGAGAATGAGGTAAAATTTGATAGAGAAAAATGTTGGGCCTGTACCATATGTGCAGAAAATTGCCCTAAACATGCAATCGCTTATTATAAAGCAACAGATGTAATACTATAG
- a CDS encoding MurR/RpiR family transcriptional regulator, whose amino-acid sequence MIGLDEIDKTKLSKNDHIVLDYLLKNERQLYCESSDEISKKTGISNATISRFWKKIGYTNIKDFQKHMVEKVESTPLSKIKNTLQEIKKRDEDLDGVFIKNIKTIEKTLELLDYNKIDLAADLILLHRKIYVFATDASLGIANIMEYRLRRLGIEFILISGGSSIYEYLININKEDLVIVFCYSRLLSEISIILNEKENIDFSLIIFTDILSHSLHEKCDAFIYSYRGEQAEYHSMVAPMSVVDCLIIKIAMKSEVSVRHLEKLNQLRAQYQGLIKR is encoded by the coding sequence ATGATAGGATTGGATGAAATTGACAAAACAAAATTATCTAAAAATGATCACATTGTTTTAGATTATCTTTTAAAAAATGAAAGACAACTATATTGTGAAAGCTCTGATGAAATTTCGAAAAAAACCGGAATTAGCAATGCAACGATAAGTCGTTTTTGGAAAAAGATAGGCTACACTAACATAAAGGATTTTCAGAAGCATATGGTTGAAAAAGTTGAATCTACGCCTTTATCAAAAATTAAAAATACCCTGCAGGAGATAAAGAAAAGAGATGAAGATTTAGATGGGGTTTTTATTAAAAATATAAAAACTATTGAAAAGACTTTAGAATTATTAGACTACAATAAAATAGATCTTGCCGCCGACTTGATTTTGTTACATAGAAAAATATATGTTTTTGCCACCGATGCTTCCTTGGGTATAGCTAACATCATGGAATATCGCCTCAGAAGACTGGGTATAGAGTTTATCTTGATTTCTGGCGGCTCATCAATATATGAATATCTAATCAATATTAATAAAGAAGATCTTGTTATAGTTTTTTGCTACAGTCGTCTTCTTTCTGAAATATCCATTATATTGAATGAAAAAGAAAATATAGATTTTTCTTTAATTATATTCACCGATATTTTATCTCATAGCTTACACGAAAAATGTGATGCCTTTATTTATAGTTATCGAGGAGAACAAGCTGAATATCACTCTATGGTTGCGCCGATGTCTGTTGTGGACTGTTTAATTATAAAAATTGCCATGAAATCTGAAGTATCCGTGAGGCATTTAGAAAAGTTAAATCAGTTAAGAGCTCAATACCAGGGGCTGATAAAAAGATAG